The Catenuloplanes niger genome includes a window with the following:
- a CDS encoding DciA family protein: MSHDQPLPDPLEPPDGLQGPELARAVLDAAKARRENARTQRRGQPRPGAESGRRLRGYSGPGPDPRDPQLLGSMLNRLVQTRGWQRPTAEASIFGSWEKIVGADVAAHSRPVKLENGELTVEAESTAWATQLRLLAAGLIKRIAGEVGHGVVKKLHIHGPAAPSWSKGPRRVRGRGPRDTYG; the protein is encoded by the coding sequence GTGTCGCATGATCAACCGCTACCGGACCCGCTGGAACCACCGGACGGCCTGCAGGGCCCCGAGCTCGCCCGTGCCGTACTGGACGCCGCCAAGGCCCGCCGCGAGAACGCCCGCACGCAGCGGCGCGGCCAGCCCCGCCCCGGCGCCGAATCCGGCCGCCGGCTGCGCGGCTACTCCGGCCCCGGCCCCGACCCGCGCGACCCGCAGCTGCTCGGCAGCATGCTCAACCGCCTGGTCCAGACCCGCGGCTGGCAGCGCCCCACCGCCGAGGCCTCGATCTTCGGCTCCTGGGAGAAGATCGTCGGCGCGGACGTCGCCGCACACAGCCGCCCGGTCAAACTCGAGAACGGCGAACTCACCGTCGAAGCCGAGTCGACCGCCTGGGCCACCCAACTCCGCCTGCTCGCCGCCGGCCTGATCAAGCGCATCGCCGGCGAGGTCGGCCACGGCGTGGTCAAGAAACTCCACATCCACGGCCCCGCCGCCCCGAGCTGGAGCAAGGGCCCCCGCCGCGTCCGGGGCCGCGGCCCCCGCGACACCTACGGCTGA
- the recF gene encoding DNA replication/repair protein RecF (All proteins in this family for which functions are known are DNA-binding proteins that assist the filamentation of RecA onto DNA for the initiation of recombination or recombinational repair.): protein MYVRRLELVDFRSYERVAVDLEPGGTVLVGSNGVGKTNLIEALGYVATLGSHRVAMDAPLVRFGASAAVVRCAIVHDGRELLVELEIVPGRANRARLGRSPVRRSRDILGALRLVLFAPEDLELVRGDPGERRKYLDDLLVARQPRFAGVRADYERVVKQRNALLRTSYQRRKWAGGDRDGADLATLEVWNAQLARHGAELLAGRLELCAALGPHIAKAYDAVAAGKGAAAIAYKIGSSGRGTERLSDPPSPLPDRAGLETLLAGMLADARPAEIDRGTTLVGPHRDDILLTLGDLPAKGYASHGESWSFALALRLAAYDLLRDDGIEPVLVLDDVFAELDAGRRTRLADLVAGAAQLLVTCAVAEDVPEALRGARYAVTEGEVHRVA, encoded by the coding sequence ATGTACGTCCGCCGGCTCGAACTCGTCGACTTCCGCTCGTACGAGCGCGTCGCCGTCGACCTCGAACCCGGCGGCACCGTCCTGGTCGGCTCGAACGGCGTCGGCAAGACGAACCTGATCGAGGCGCTCGGCTACGTCGCCACGCTCGGCAGTCACCGGGTCGCGATGGACGCGCCGCTGGTCCGGTTCGGCGCCTCCGCCGCGGTCGTCCGCTGCGCGATCGTGCACGACGGCCGTGAGCTGCTGGTCGAGCTGGAGATCGTGCCCGGCCGGGCGAACCGGGCCCGCCTCGGCCGCTCACCGGTCCGCCGGTCCCGCGACATCCTCGGCGCGCTGCGGCTCGTGCTGTTCGCGCCGGAGGACCTGGAGCTGGTCCGCGGTGATCCCGGCGAGCGCCGGAAGTACCTCGACGACCTGCTGGTCGCGCGCCAGCCACGGTTCGCCGGCGTGCGCGCCGACTACGAACGGGTGGTCAAACAGCGCAACGCCCTGCTGCGCACGTCCTACCAGCGCCGCAAGTGGGCCGGCGGCGACCGGGACGGCGCCGACCTGGCCACGCTCGAGGTGTGGAACGCGCAGCTCGCCCGGCACGGCGCGGAGCTGCTCGCCGGCCGCCTGGAGCTGTGCGCCGCGCTCGGCCCGCACATCGCGAAGGCGTACGACGCGGTCGCGGCCGGCAAGGGAGCGGCCGCCATCGCGTACAAGATCGGTTCCTCCGGCCGCGGCACCGAACGGCTCAGCGACCCGCCCAGCCCGCTGCCGGACCGGGCCGGACTGGAGACGCTGCTGGCCGGCATGCTCGCGGACGCGCGCCCCGCCGAGATCGACCGCGGCACCACGCTGGTCGGCCCGCACCGCGACGACATCCTGCTCACGCTCGGCGACCTCCCGGCCAAGGGCTACGCGAGCCACGGCGAGTCCTGGTCGTTCGCGCTCGCGCTCCGCCTCGCCGCCTACGACCTGCTGCGGGACGACGGCATCGAGCCCGTGCTGGTCCTCGACGACGTCTTCGCCGAGCTCGACGCGGGCCGCCGCACCCGCCTCGCCGACCTCGTCGCCGGCGCGGCCCAGCTGCTGGTCACCTGCGCGGTCGCCGAGGATGTCCCGGAGGCGCTGCGCGGCGCCCGATACGCCGTGACCGAGGGGGAGGTGCACCGTGTCGCATGA
- the gnd gene encoding phosphogluconate dehydrogenase (NAD(+)-dependent, decarboxylating) gives MQLGLVGLGRMGGNMRERIRAAGHDVVGYDPRPEISDAASLAELVEKLAAPRVVWVMVPSGVTEDIIEQLGGLLSAGDIVIDGGNSKFSDDGPRAEKLGALGIGYMDVGVSGGVWGVSNGYALMVGGDKKHVDHCMPIFEALKPEGEFGFAHAGPVGAGHYSKMVHNGIEYGLMHAYAEGYELLKASELVHNVPEVFKSWREGSVVKSWLLDLLDRALDEDPELANIKGYAEDTGEGRWTVEEGIRLAVPMNVIAASLFARFTSRQDDSPAIKAVAALRNQFGGHAVKR, from the coding sequence ATGCAACTCGGCCTGGTTGGTTTAGGCCGGATGGGCGGCAACATGCGGGAACGCATCCGTGCCGCCGGTCACGACGTGGTCGGTTACGACCCGCGGCCCGAGATCAGCGACGCAGCGAGCCTGGCGGAGCTGGTCGAGAAGCTCGCGGCGCCACGGGTCGTCTGGGTGATGGTCCCGTCCGGCGTCACCGAGGACATCATCGAGCAGCTCGGTGGCCTGCTGTCCGCCGGTGACATCGTCATCGACGGCGGGAACTCCAAGTTCAGCGACGACGGCCCGCGGGCGGAGAAGCTCGGCGCGCTCGGCATCGGTTACATGGACGTCGGCGTCTCCGGCGGCGTCTGGGGCGTCAGCAACGGCTACGCGCTGATGGTCGGCGGCGACAAGAAGCACGTCGACCACTGCATGCCGATCTTCGAGGCGCTCAAGCCGGAGGGCGAGTTCGGGTTCGCGCACGCGGGTCCGGTCGGCGCCGGTCACTACTCGAAGATGGTCCACAACGGCATCGAGTACGGGCTGATGCACGCGTACGCCGAGGGCTACGAGCTGCTCAAGGCGTCCGAGCTGGTGCACAACGTGCCCGAGGTGTTCAAGAGCTGGCGTGAGGGCTCGGTGGTCAAGTCCTGGCTGCTCGACCTGCTCGACCGCGCGCTCGACGAGGACCCCGAGCTGGCCAACATCAAGGGCTACGCGGAGGACACCGGCGAGGGCCGCTGGACCGTCGAGGAGGGCATCCGCCTCGCGGTCCCGATGAACGTCATCGCCGCGTCGCTGTTCGCCCGGTTCACGTCCCGCCAGGACGACTCGCCGGCCATCAAGGCCGTCGCCGCCCTGCGCAACCAGTTCGGCGGTCACGCCGTCAAGAGGTAG